TGCTGACAGCTAGCCCACCACAATCATCATGTCTCAGTGCCTCGATGTGGCGTTCTACTTAAATGCCTCCACACTGTCGGTCTGTGCGCTCATGTGAGCTTTGCTGCTGTTACCGATTCTACGGGTGAAGGCCTCCTCCCCCACAGCCTCCACCTGCTCTGGCCCTACTACGTACATTTACCCTGGAGAGTCTTATTTGCAATGTTCCCTGCTTGTTATTTATCAGGTTGCTGTGTATTCCATGCATTACTGCTGCAGGGGGGCGTCCCCAGGAGTAGCATTACACCACCACAAGTCAAACTGGATTTCTGTCTCGATTTGCCATTGACAAGAAAAGGTGACGTGTCACCGTCAAATCAGTAGTGAGAGAGATAGTCGTGAGACTAAGTTGTCACAGGTTCAGGTTCTGAGTCAGCTCAGGTGTTATCCAACTATTCATAGGTGGGCCACCTGACTCCTTCATTCTCTCTCATAGACTGTTGCTTTTAAGGTCTCCAGCTAAACATCTGGAaggacttctttttttaaatttacttttgGAAGTTGCACTTCATTTCTATGAATGCCAAAGAGTAAACACTGACAAAATggtttgaagtaaaaaaaactaaacagttCTGTGACTctaaaacagaacatttgtcTCAGAACCTCGTCCAGCATTCATAGCAAAACTCCACACTATGACACAGTAAAGGGATCATTATTACGTACTGGCTCAACACTCATCTACCTTCAACAAATGTCCTAACATGCCCTCTAGAACAAGAACGGGCCAATTACATTGAATTTCTACAATCAACTCAAACTAAAAGTTTGGTTCCAAAATGGGATAACCACCCTTTGAAATTGTCAGATGACCGGTGGcacaaaatgaaagataaaataattttctgttacaaatatttttttgttcctcaCTTCTACTTTCATAAGATAGTGATGTATTTTATGCTCACTGTATTAggatgacagaaaaataaagttattgtgtGAGGGGTTCATATTTTgtctttacatattttatatttgtctcCGTAATGCTCGGAGGCTTTAACAATGTAGCCACGAAACAGGGCCGCATAGATGTTTTTCCTAATTTGTTGTGTTAAACTGAGCACAACAATTGAGTGATAGAACACACAAGTCTGTTAATAAGTCAGTACAAGGGTTGCTTAGTTGTTTTGACTGTAGATCTGTGTGTCTGGATAACTACTCCTACCGTGAGCTAAAGTATGCATAAGCTAATGATGAACAACCGTGCTGACTGTCATCCTCTCTATCTGGCATCTGGACCTGAGAAGTACTTCCTtctaaaggaaaataaactgtCTAATAAAGCTAATGAATAACCAAAATGTCTGCCTCGCAAAGAGCTCTGGTCTCTtcataaatctaaatctaattTGAACTGAACTGTTAATGAAGTTGAACTAAAGAAGAGCGTTCCAGGGGATTCTTGGTGGATTAGTGGTATGATGCATTAACTGCAAAGTCATTCCGTATCATTCCTCATTTCTTTCCCCATGTTTGCTGTcgaattaaataaatgtgaaaaaaaggtcagCTTATGACTTCCTCTGACCAAAATGTATTGGATCGTCtgtattttagtaaaaaatgCAATGTGGATATAGAGCATTTTGGGAAACATCtcttcaattattttcattatgtctGATGTTTTGGGTGAGAAGAAGATAAGACCCTTACTGAGAACATTCTTCTACACTGATACGACACCGAGGAATCATCGCACCTCAGATCAGTTGCACATTATTGGCCTCAGCTCCAGTCTACAGTTCCAGTTGCAGACCGCCACTATAAAACAGACTCCATGTTGTCAGACATCTCTGGGTCCTCCAGGTTGTATATGAACTTTGTCCTGTTGGCTGGGTTCTGGGTGATCTCCTTGCCCAAATTGTCCAGAGTCACATTGGAGGCGAAGAGTTCGGTGGGCGTGAGGTAACCCTCGCTGTTCTTGATGTATTTCCTGTAGTTCTTTCTCAAACACTGCCACGTGGTGGCGTACAGGATGAAGGCCGACGACTTGAGGGCGATGGCGATGCTGACGTACAGATGCCTGTAGGCCACGTTGTCGTACAGCATGCAGGCCCCCTTCTCGCCGCAGACGGAGCTCCAGAACAGACAGGTGGAGTCGATGCCCATGCCGAAGATCAGAGGGGGAGGGATGAAGCCTGCAGAGGGAGGGGATTGCAAACAGAGGTTCAAAAATCATACCAGTTTGAGCTCCCTTTATAtccaaacagacacagacagatgaaGGTCATTTCAATCTAGGTGATCACAGAGCAAAACTACAGGGCAACAGTTGTCTTGAACTCAGCATTGTATTACAGAATGTGTACAAAGTCAAACGAGgaacaaataattgtttttcacTAGCATGACAGTAAAGTATATAAAGCCAATATATATACTACATTTCTTACCAATCAGTCTCAGTAGCAGGAACAGAACTCCAAGGGCATAAGATTTCAGCTCTGGACTTACAGTTCTGAAAGCAAAGAGAATTGGCATAAACACTTTGTACTGGTGAGCAAAAACCAGAAAGTTGTGGCAAGTAACCGGTTCATACAATTATGAAATCTTCGGTCTAATATCTGTCACTCAGGTcatcatttatttcagttataaTTACATTGTTCACACTAAAGCGGCCCATGCTGTGATCTAGGAACAGGGCAACAATGCAACAATGAGGTTTGAAATCAAATTGATTGTAAACAAGACAAGAGTTAAGACTATTGTGGAATATTGTGCACACATAACTACGGCAAATACAGTAGGTGTAGTAACTGGTCTGTAAAATGTTTGACAGTTTGGCATCTTTACCATTTACATGAAACCTGGgtgtttattttaacccaatGTGGGGAATATTCTTATTAGCTTTGTTGTTGAGCATTAGATGGATAGAACAATTGTACTACTCTCATATATGTACAATAAACAAGAAGATACAGCCAGCAATTAGTGAGCTTAGCTTAGCTGAGATTTAAGGATGGAAACAAGGAGCttaagaggtgctggtaggttgattttgttatttttgggcATAGCCAGGCAAGCTGTTGACCCCTGTTTCCGgtctaatgctaagctaagctaaccgtcaGTTGACTGTAGCTCTATATTCACCGTACACGAGAGTGGCATTGATCTTCTAATCTAACTCTCGGCAACAAAGCAAATAAgagtgtttcccaaaatgtcaaactattattGAGAAACAGGAATAATCCTCTCACTGTTTGTGTACATGCACCTGCTGTCTTCGTTTTTAGCATTGTCGACATGTTCACTGATCACAGCATTAAACttgtaaaaaagtcaaactttttttttctcaataataataattctattgacattttattataaattattataaaccCAAAGCATTGTTTGGTATAGCAGTCAGATGTGCATAATTTACTATATTTATGTAGAGTGATGTTTATACTGCTCTGCTCATGTGTACAGTTTATTGACACTATGTGTGTGGTGCCCTGTGTGTTAGTATGGCTTTGTGCTAAAGATGACTGAAGTGAATCCATCATTTTGCCTTTGAGCAGCTTAAAACATCAACAGCTCCCTCTTGTGGTCGGTCTATGTATAGCAACAGGTCCCCTTACCTGATAAGGATGATGACAGAGGGTGTCTGGGCCATAGCGCCGATCATGCTGCACACACAGATCACACAAAGGAAGGTGAGGAAGGCCTGCTGACAGCCCGGACTGGGACACTTCCCCGGTAAAGCCACCGCGTCTTCACTGGTGCTGGATATACACGCGCAGCTGGTCAGGTTctgaaacaaagacaagaaaggACATCAGAATGTTTTTATCCAAACCAGGACTGATGCAGagtttatatatgtttgtattctTGTCTCTGGCATTTAGTATAAGCTCTCCCGTGTCCAAAGTCATCATGACACAGCTCATTCCAGTCAGTGTTGACAGCTTCACTCACTGGTTTGGTGCAGCCAGCGAAGCAGGCCGAGAGGTAGGTGACTCCATTGGAACCACAGACAGGGCTCACTGATGCTGTGTAGCAGTTACAGTTGTTGATGCACGGCGACTCAGGTCGCTGCCAGGACCGCAACGTCCTAtggaggaggtcaaaggtcatgttGGGGAGCACATTTGTACGATGTTCACatcaaatggagaaaaaaaatacagtgttgGGCAAGCTACTTATAAAGTGTAGTGAGCTAAGATACTAGTTAATCTGCATTAATTAAAGCTCCACCCACAGAGAAGTGTAGCAAGACAAGCTAcagaaacatgacaaaacatccaagctcatttttcttttaacaatgaATTCAATTTTTCCggtaatattaaaatatataatacaatttaaatatatagagGCCTAATGTAAAGTTGGTTGtacttaataatataattaataataatataaattctAATGAATAATGCCCACTTAATTCTAACATCCATGGACAATCATGCACCTTTCTATCATAGCTATATCCACCTGCCTTGCACTTATGCCGCAGTGTAGCCTACTACACTGTAGCATATTCATAtaattaaactgtgtgtgttcatggccGTATGTGCAGGCCTACAGCTCACCCTCTGCTAACTTTCCATCATGTCAACTCAGGCTTGCTGCAGCAGAGATGTAAGCATCAGCCCAAGGATTGGTACGTGATGTAAAGTCAAACGGCTTCTGTCAGCTTAACGTAAACGTCCGTGCATGGCTGCGGTGTCACTTACTGACAGTTTCATTCAAGACCACAACAGAAAAGCTCTGCAGCGCTCGAGCTTCCGAAATACTCGGGAAAATGTTGCTTGTGTGTACGCTACCTCACTACTTGATTAATAGAAGAAGAGCTGAGCTGAAAAGCTATCTGATTCAGAAAACAGCGACGATACCATCACGCTACTGAGAAACGTAGTTAAACTCAACCAAAGTTTTGTCATGATTCAGAGTGGAATTATCTTTAAAAGCACAGTTAGCACAGAGAATGCACAGGCTGGCTCCTTTGGGACATATTATTAAAGATACTAGAGCAGTGTCTGTGATTCCTTTCTTTAGCTCAAGCATTGCTGCCATTTTTACTGGTGATGCACAATATCATGACTATTATTGTTTCTATTATTATGGAGAAAGTTCCATAAATCATTAACATAACCTCCAAGTTAATCATCTTGTCTCTCATGGTGACAAGAAAGGTAGGGATTGGATCTTAAAATCAGCACGGCTACACTATATATCAATGTAAACAGAAATGATAATAGCTTCATAGCTACatctaaacaaaaaaagttgtaatCCGTAGAATTCTTTTTAGTATTTTAGCATATTTTTTAGCGTCTAACATGCTGAAGTGCAACTCATGTTTAGCTGAAACATGTTTATCAAAATATGCATCAGTTGATTGCCCTGCTTACTCGTTGCCGTAGGCTACAGTAACCCCGGCGACAGGTCCGGTGTCACATCccaagaagagaaaagagacgtAGCAGGCGGTGGACACCAGGTTGACCAGCATGGCCATGCGGACGGCGCCCAGAGCTGACAGGTTCAGCTTCTTCACCAGCAGCCCCCCGAGGAAGATACCCAGACAGGCACACGGGATGGCTGTCATACCTGGGGAGGAAAAGACAAGGATGTCCAATATGTTCCCAAAGATCTTGACTCATTAGTAGAGGTTTCTACACTGCACAAATGTTGCCATTATATCTacatttcccctttttcttgtttgttgatTGTTAAACAGAACAATGAGGGTTTGCCCTCCACTCAGACAAGATAATGATCCGCCTACCtagcagctgattggctgaggagGTGGTAAGGTTGAACTGCTGCTCCAGGTATTTTCCAAGGAAGGCAGCAAAGCCAGCAACCACAGCGATCTCCATGCAGGCTGCCAGCGTGATGCAGCTGAACACCGGATTGGAGAGAAGGTGCCTGGTTACCCGGGGGATTACTGCGTCAATGgagaagaaaatggagaaaagggataggaaggaggaagaaaattATAATTTCTGAGATTAACTAAATCTAATGTTTCATTTGGAAACTCCTCACTTCTCTTTAACCCTTTTTCCTCAGTATCTCCACCCTTCTGATCTCCTCCTTACCTCTCAGATGCTCACAAACTGAGAGTCCGCTGTTCATATCGAAGCCATGAACGGCCCCGTTGGGTTTGGAGCCCTGGTACTCCAGGGTCAGGGATGAAGGCAGCATGGCCTGCTCACTCTCGCCCCACCGTCCATGTCCTGCTCGTCCAGCGCCTGGGGGAAGCCGAACATGAAGAGGGCTGAGACGAAGAGTAAGGCACCGCAGAGGAGGAAGCCGGCCCACCACGCCCCGATCCAGCGAGGGTCATCTGGGGTGATGTCCAGCTTACCTGGACAAGAGGCAGGGACATTTACCACAAAGGAGGGATGTTGAATGATGTTGATAGATGAAATTTCACTGATCAATGTGAAGAAACTGGATTTAAgaagattaaatatatttagttttcttaaCTTCCCAGAAGGTTCAATACAAATATTAACTATAAACATAACTACTGCGATGGAAAAACAACTCACTGGTGTCGATGAAGACAGCATCGACGTAGACTTTGGTACAGACAGAACCTAAGATGAAGCCACAGGCCGGGCCGAACActaatgttgaaaataaaatacctgcaagacagaaagatagagagCGAGAGCAGAAAATAGTCAGTTAGTTAAAATGGAATCGAACAGCAGTTTATttaatgaagtttattttaactGAGCTTAGCTGTACAGTCATCAGAATACTTCAACAATTGAAATCTTGTACAAACAGAGTATTTATCATGACTATTATTGTTTCTATTATCTggtcttttgttgtgtttttaattctcTCCAACAATCTCTATTTTATTTGTCCCCGCTGtttatttatatctgcagttATTGTGTCTTTGGTCTTTAATTACTTATCTATTTATCTtctatttattactttatttttattaaaatatttttatttcatttatttatatgtgtttttatatttatgtagatatatgtatatgtgtggtTGTATGTATATGCCTATGTGTGCGTGATGATGTGTATATACATTTGTGTGGATATCCATCTGTACAACACATTAGTCGTTTTTATGCCTctgaattaattttttttaattaaaatctaTCTACTGTCTATCagccagaaacaaaaaaaagctagaTTTACAGTAAGTGCATTTCACCTTATCCTTCAGCAGAGGGCAGCATAGTATCAAGTCTGTGTATCAAGTGTCCATTACTGAAGCCCTTTTATTAAATCTGTGGTAATATGGAGCTACCTATCACACTTCTGTTTGTGAAATCCACTGACAGAGAATGAAATGCATTCTATTCAAGTAAAGATTAAGTACTGAAATCATGCCAAGGGACTTTAAATTTCATCAGATGTCTCCCACTGGCAGATTTATTCGTATCACTGTAATATGCTGCTCATAGGTTGCACAGAGTAATTGATCTAAGACTAGATTATCCCGCAGGATCATAAATAATCGAGCAGGAAATGGGTTCTTAGTGTAAGAGCAGTGGGGAGCCACTGATGCAGCAGCTCGGGTTCGTTTT
This region of Anoplopoma fimbria isolate UVic2021 breed Golden Eagle Sablefish chromosome 2, Afim_UVic_2022, whole genome shotgun sequence genomic DNA includes:
- the LOC129108168 gene encoding LOW QUALITY PROTEIN: solute carrier organic anion transporter family member 3A1-like (The sequence of the model RefSeq protein was modified relative to this genomic sequence to represent the inferred CDS: inserted 1 base in 1 codon); its protein translation is MQVKNQICTERSSTDDPEQDDSEKKTSCFSNIKIFLVSECALMLAQGTVGAYLVSVLTTLERRFNLQSADVGVIASSFEIGNLALILFVSYFGAKAHRPRLIGCGGIVMALGALLSALPEFLTHQYEYEAGDSWHAEDGRDICSNNSRSENRDSGFKCGNRANTNMMYLLLIGAQVLLGIGATPVQPLGVAYIDDHVHRKDSSLYIGILFSTLVFGPACGFILGSVCTKVYVDAVFIDTSKLDITPDDPRWIGAWWAGFLLCGALLFVSALFMFGFPQALDEQDMDGXGESEQAMLPSSLTLEYQGSKPNGAVHGFDMNSGLSVCEHLRVIPRVTRHLLSNPVFSCITLAACMEIAVVAGFAAFLGKYLEQQFNLTTSSANQLLGMTAIPCACLGIFLGGLLVKKLNLSALGAVRMAMLVNLVSTACYVSFLFLGCDTGPVAGVTVAYGNETLRSWQRPESPCINNCNCYTASVSPVCGSNGVTYLSACFAGCTKPNLTSCACISSTSEDAVALPGKCPSPGCQQAFLTFLCVICVCSMIGAMAQTPSVIILIRTVSPELKSYALGVLFLLLRLIGFIPPPLIFGMGIDSTCLFWSSVCGEKGACMLYDNVAYRHLYVSIAIALKSSAFILYATTWQCLRKNYRKYIKNSEGYLTPTELFASNVTLDNLGKEITQNPANRTKFIYNLEDPEMSDNMESVL